In a genomic window of Streptomyces pristinaespiralis:
- a CDS encoding sensor histidine kinase → MATGPADPGAGAGAGGPAVPDGPRESDPDTPGGTGRPGQRPVGASRLAALLEAVTGIGTDLDLRTTLQQIVDTAAVLTGARGASLGVVDPERGGLAERFTATAGGAGRSPDPSGGPAAPADAPSAGAEPLRIPIRVDAEMFGDLRLTPPTGDAFSEEDLALLQVLAAQAGIAIGNTRLHETARQRERWIEGAAAVTNALLAGESADDALMTVAEQARNLAEAAAGVVLQPTQEGGMEIVTASTLEDPRDIVGTTIRPGSPVLVQLLGGEPVFIEDAATDPRMTTHVRSRFGPSMMLPLQSGGRLIGTLALPRRRGGRPYTGLERLLATQFASQAALALVLADARHNREQLAVYEDRDRIARDLHDLVVQRLFATEMMLESTRRRAEAGSTDRLLGQAVDELDSTIQEVRTTIFALQQPPADAPATFRGQVLRETRGAAVPLGLLPSVHFSGAVDTLVQEPADRELLAALRGALAAAHRRSDVSSVDVHVDATVRLPDGRQGVRLTVTDDGLDDEGTRGTTLTWYRPL, encoded by the coding sequence GTGGCCACCGGCCCCGCGGACCCCGGCGCCGGAGCGGGCGCAGGCGGCCCGGCCGTCCCGGACGGTCCCCGCGAGAGTGACCCGGACACCCCGGGCGGCACCGGCCGCCCGGGGCAGCGGCCTGTCGGGGCGTCGCGGCTCGCGGCGCTCCTCGAGGCGGTGACCGGCATCGGCACCGACCTCGATCTGCGCACCACGCTCCAGCAGATCGTGGACACCGCCGCCGTACTGACCGGTGCGCGCGGCGCCTCCCTCGGCGTGGTCGACCCCGAGCGGGGCGGCCTCGCCGAACGGTTCACGGCCACGGCGGGCGGCGCGGGGCGGTCCCCGGACCCGTCCGGCGGTCCGGCCGCCCCGGCGGACGCACCCTCGGCGGGCGCCGAGCCGCTGCGCATCCCGATCAGGGTGGACGCCGAGATGTTCGGCGACCTGCGCCTGACCCCGCCGACCGGCGACGCCTTCTCCGAGGAGGACCTGGCGCTGTTGCAGGTGCTCGCGGCGCAGGCCGGTATCGCCATCGGCAACACACGGCTGCACGAGACGGCCCGGCAGCGCGAGCGCTGGATCGAGGGCGCCGCGGCCGTCACCAACGCACTGCTTGCCGGCGAGAGCGCCGACGACGCGCTGATGACCGTGGCCGAGCAGGCCCGGAACCTCGCGGAGGCCGCCGCCGGCGTGGTGCTCCAGCCCACACAGGAGGGCGGCATGGAGATCGTCACGGCCTCCACCCTGGAGGACCCGCGGGACATCGTCGGCACGACCATCCGGCCCGGTTCGCCGGTACTCGTCCAACTGCTCGGCGGTGAACCGGTGTTCATCGAGGACGCGGCCACCGATCCGCGGATGACCACCCATGTCCGCAGCCGTTTCGGGCCGAGCATGATGCTGCCGCTGCAGAGCGGCGGGCGGCTGATCGGCACCCTGGCGCTGCCGCGGCGGCGCGGCGGCCGCCCGTACACCGGTCTGGAACGGCTGCTGGCCACGCAGTTCGCCTCACAGGCGGCGCTCGCGCTGGTGCTCGCCGACGCCCGGCACAACCGCGAGCAGCTCGCCGTGTACGAGGACCGCGACCGCATCGCCCGGGATCTGCACGACCTCGTCGTCCAGCGGCTGTTCGCCACGGAGATGATGCTGGAGTCGACGCGGCGGCGGGCCGAGGCCGGGTCGACGGACCGGTTGCTGGGCCAGGCCGTCGACGAGCTCGACTCGACCATCCAGGAGGTGCGGACCACGATCTTCGCCCTCCAGCAGCCGCCCGCCGACGCGCCGGCGACGTTCAGGGGCCAGGTGCTGCGCGAGACCCGCGGGGCGGCCGTGCCGCTCGGTCTGCTGCCGTCGGTGCACTTCAGCGGCGCCGTCGACACGCTGGTGCAGGAGCCGGCGGACCGCGAGCTGCTGGCGGCCCTGCGCGGCGCCCTGGCCGCCGCGCACCGCAGGAGCGACGTCTCGTCGGTCGACGTGCACGTCGACGCGACGGTGCGACTGCCGGACGGGCGCCAGGGTGTACGGCTGACGGTGACGGACGACGGCCTGGACGAC
- a CDS encoding rod shape-determining protein has product MTVSLEQLRRCHVAVDLGAARTRVFVKGVGLVVDEPSVAAVNTRTGALIAVGELAEKMTGRTPGYIRVARPVSGGTVVDIDMAQRMLRHLLGEKLRRQLRRKPRLRAAASTPHDSDPLAQRATVETLVGLGARRVELVDTLIAAAVGCGLPVEQPSATMIMVCGAATTQIAVLSLGSIVTATRIPIGGNAIDNAVIQHLRHRHELMLPSQSVRPLQLALHGNGLTPQGPASTEIHGRDVATGLARSVRVDTAAVREAIHTPLTSVLDGIGKVLRDCPPDLVADLVDRGIMMVGGSALLPGLDQMLHDATGMTVSIAERPDTCTVQGLGAMLEGRIQPLDLDSLATAD; this is encoded by the coding sequence GTGACCGTCAGCCTTGAGCAGTTGCGCCGTTGCCATGTGGCAGTCGACCTGGGCGCCGCCAGAACCCGCGTCTTCGTCAAGGGCGTCGGCCTTGTCGTCGACGAACCGAGCGTCGCCGCCGTGAACACCCGTACGGGGGCGCTGATCGCGGTCGGCGAGCTCGCCGAGAAGATGACCGGCCGCACACCGGGCTACATCCGCGTCGCGCGCCCCGTCTCCGGCGGCACCGTCGTCGACATCGACATGGCCCAGCGGATGCTGCGTCACCTGCTCGGGGAGAAGCTCCGCCGGCAGCTGCGCCGCAAGCCCCGGCTCCGCGCGGCCGCCAGCACCCCGCACGACAGCGACCCGCTCGCCCAGCGCGCCACCGTCGAGACACTGGTCGGCCTCGGCGCCCGCCGGGTCGAGCTGGTCGACACCCTGATCGCCGCGGCCGTCGGCTGCGGGCTCCCCGTGGAGCAGCCGAGCGCGACCATGATCATGGTGTGCGGCGCCGCGACCACACAGATCGCCGTCCTGTCCCTCGGCTCGATCGTCACCGCCACCCGTATCCCCATCGGCGGCAACGCCATCGACAACGCGGTGATCCAGCACCTGCGCCACCGGCACGAGCTGATGCTGCCCAGCCAGTCCGTACGGCCGCTCCAGCTCGCCCTGCACGGCAACGGCCTCACCCCGCAGGGCCCGGCGTCGACGGAGATCCACGGCCGCGACGTCGCCACGGGCCTCGCCCGCTCCGTCCGCGTCGACACGGCCGCCGTGCGGGAGGCGATCCACACCCCGCTGACCTCGGTGCTCGACGGGATCGGCAAGGTGCTGCGGGACTGCCCGCCGGACCTCGTCGCCGACCTCGTCGACCGCGGCATCATGATGGTCGGCGGCAGCGCTCTGCTGCCGGGCCTGGACCAGATGCTGCACGATGCCACCGGAATGACGGTCAGCATCGCGGAACGGCCCGACACCTGCACCGTGCAGGGGCTCGGCGCGATGCTCGAGGGCCGGATCCAGCCCCTGGACCTCGATTCGCTCGCCACGGCCGACTGA